From Camelina sativa cultivar DH55 unplaced genomic scaffold, Cs unpScaffold00633, whole genome shotgun sequence, a single genomic window includes:
- the LOC104773736 gene encoding cytochrome c oxidase-assembly factor COX23, mitochondrial isoform X2: MTTKEAGAAYPSAARISDSPCYLQYSASLKCLEEFGSDKSKCQDHFDVYKECKKKEREARLERNKTRSLFS, encoded by the exons ATGACGACGAAAGAGGCGGGTGCGGCGTACCCTAGCGCGGCTCGGATATCTGATTCTCCATGTTATCTTCAGTACTCTGCTTCTCTCAAAT GTCTTGAAGAATTTGGATCCGACAAAAGTAAATGCCAGGATCATTTTGATGTGTATAAAGAATGCAAGAAGAAAGAG AGGGAAGCTCGATTGGAACGCAATAAGACACGTTCGTTGTTCTCTTGA
- the LOC104773736 gene encoding uncharacterized protein LOC104773736 isoform X1, whose amino-acid sequence MTTKEAGAAYPSAARISDSPCYLQYSASLKCLEEFGSDKSKCQDHFDVYKECKKKEVVVNSHYAALFCFRMNSLLTSMFCFSEGSSIGTQ is encoded by the exons ATGACGACGAAAGAGGCGGGTGCGGCGTACCCTAGCGCGGCTCGGATATCTGATTCTCCATGTTATCTTCAGTACTCTGCTTCTCTCAAAT GTCTTGAAGAATTTGGATCCGACAAAAGTAAATGCCAGGATCATTTTGATGTGTATAAAGAATGCAAGAAGAAAGAGGTTGTTGTAAATTCACATTATGCCGCCTTATTCTGTTTCCGAATGAATTCTCTGCTTACCtctatgttttgtttctcaGAGGGAAGCTCGATTGGAACGCAATAA
- the LOC104773741 gene encoding metacaspase-1, producing MFPPPPSSIYAPPMLVNCSGCRTPLQLPSGARSIRCALCQAVTHIADPRTAPPPQPSSSPSPPPPQIHAPPGQLPHPHGRKRAVICGISYRFSRHELKGCINDAKCMRHLLINKFKFSPDSILMLTEEETDPYRIPTKQNMRMALYWLVQGCTAGDSLVFHYSGHGSRQRNYNGDEVDGYDETLCPLDFETQGMIVDDEINATIVRPLPHGVKLHSIIDACHSGTVLDLPFLCRMNRAGQYVWEDHRPRSGLWKGTAGGEAISISGCDDDQTSADTSALSKITSTGAMTFCFIQAIERSTQGTTYGSILNSMRTTIRNTGNDGGGIGGSGVVTTVLSMLLTGGSAIGGLRQEPQLTACQPFDVYAKPFIL from the exons ATGTTCCCGCCACCTCCTTCAAGCATCTACGCTCCTCCGATGCTGGTGAATTGCTCCGGTTGTCGGACGCCTCTCCAGCTCCCATCCGGCGCCCGATCTATACGCTGCGCTCTCTGCCAGGCTGTTACTCATATCGCCGACCCTCGCACCGCCCCTCCTCCTCAACCATCTTCCTCCCCCTCTCCTCCGCCACCCCAGATCCACGCGCCTCCCGGTCAGCTGCCTCACCCCCATGGCAGGAAGAGGGCTGTGATCTGTGGTATTTCGTACCGTTTCTCTCGCCACGAGCTCAAAGGCTGCATCAACGACGCTAAGTGCATGCGACACCTTCTCATCAACAAGTTCAAATTCTCCCCAGATTCAATTCTCATGCTCACCG AGGAAGAAACTGATCCATATCGTATCCCGACTAAGCAAAACATGAGGATGGCATTGTATTGGCTCGTACAGGGATGCACAGCAGGCGACTCACTTGTCTTTCACTACTCGGGTCATGGTTCGCGTCAAAGAAACTACAACGGTGATGAAGTTGATGGCTATGATGAAACACTCTGTCCCCTTGACTTTGAAACTCAGGGGATGATTGTAGATGATGAGATCAACGCTACCATTGTGCGTCCTCTTCCCCATGGTGTCAAGCTCCATTCAATTATCGATGCTTGCCATAGTGGCACCGTCCTGGATTTACCCTTCCTATGTAGAATGAACAG AGCTGGGCAGTATGTGTGGGAGGATCATCGCCCTAGGTCAGGTTTGTGGAAAGGAACAGCTGGTGGGGAAGCCATATCGAtcagtggatgtgatgatgacCAGACTTCGGCAGACACATCA GCGCTGTCAAAGATCACGTCTACAGGTGCTATGACATTCTGTTTTATTCAAGCGATAGAACGCAGCACACAAGGCACAACCTATGGAAGCATTCTGAATTCGATGCGCACCACAATAAGGAATACAGGGAATGATGGTGGTGGTATTGGTGGTAGTGGAGTTGTTACCACTGTGCTAAGCATGCTTCTGACAGGGGGAAGTGCAATTGGGGGATTAAGACAG GAGCCTCAGCTAACTGCTTGTCAACCATTCGATGTCTATGCAAAGCCTTTCATTCTCTAG
- the LOC104773740 gene encoding metacaspase-1-like isoform X1 produces the protein MTFCFIQAIERSTQGTTYGSILNSMRTTIRNTGNDGGGIGGSGVVTTVLSMLLTGGSAIGGLRQEPQLTACQPFDVYAKPFIL, from the exons ATGACATTCTGTTTTATTCAAGCCATAGAACGCAGCACACAAGGCACAACCTATGGAAGCATTCTGAATTCGATGCGCACCACAATAAGGAATACAGGGAATGATGGTGGTGGTATTGGTGGTAGTGGAGTTGTTACGACTGTGCTAAGCATGCTTCTGACAGGGGGAAGTGCAATTGGGGGATTAAGACAG GAGCCTCAGCTAACTGCTTGTCAACCATTCGATGTCTATGCAAAGCCTTTCATTCTCTAG